One Cucumis sativus cultivar 9930 chromosome 1, Cucumber_9930_V3, whole genome shotgun sequence DNA segment encodes these proteins:
- the LOC101204143 gene encoding transmembrane protein 230 — MAYVDHAFSITDEDIMMDSPFTVNNRPPIKEIALAVSLLVFGMIGIIVGAFMASNRVGGDRVHGVFFSLLGGLLFIPGFYYTRIAYYAYKGYKGFSFSNIPPV, encoded by the exons ATGGCGTATGTGGATCATGCGTTTTCCATAACAGATGAAGACATTATGATGGATTCTCCATTCACCGTCAATAATCGCCCTCCTATCAAAGAGATCGCTCTTGCCGTTTCTCTTCTCGTTTTTGGCATGATTGGAATCATTGTTGGTGCCTTCATGGCCAGTAATCGGGTCGGTGGTGATCGTGTTCACG GGGTGTTTTTCTCGTTGTTGGGAGGTCTCCTGTTTATTCCAGGCTTCTATTACACAAGGATTGCCTATTATGCTTATAAGGGTTACAAGGGTTTCTCCTTCTCCAACATACCCCCTGTCTAA
- the WRKY5 gene encoding probable WRKY transcription factor 11 codes for MAVDLAAFPAFFDDQTAIEEAATAGLQSMNHLIHLLSKQHHHHHHHHSESPNNIDLNSSLLTDFTVSKFKRLISLLNRTGHARFRRGPSDSPNPVLNSLDPPQKTHFSKLNFSPVSKVPESRDSTTTSSFVSTVTGDGSVSNGKLDLSVYATPPANAGKPPLAMKSKCHDVSGFGCKVPNSKLCHCAKRRKSGMKKTVKVPAISSKIADIPSDEYSWRKYGQKPIKGSPYPRGYYRCSSVKGCPARKKVERARDDPAMLLVTYEGDHRHPHPTVTDGVSQKS; via the exons ATGGCCGTCGATCTAGCAGCTTTTCCGGCCTTCTTCGACGATCAAACAGCCATTGAAGAAGCCGCCACTGCGGGTTTACAAAGCATGAATCATCTAATCCATCTCTTATCCAAACaacaccaccaccaccaccaccaccactcTGAATCTCCTAATAACATCGATCTCAATTCTTCTCTTCTCACCGATTTCACCGTCTCCAAATTTAAACGGTTGATTTCCCTCTTAAACCGAACCGGCCACGCTCGTTTCCGCCGTGGACCTTCCGATTCTCCAAATCCCGTTCTGAATTCCCTCGATCCGCCTCAGAAAACCCATTTCTCTAAACTTAATTTCTCCCCTGTTTCGAAAGTCCCTGAGTCTAGAGATTCCACTACTACCTCTTCCTTTGTGTCTACGGTCACCGGCGACGGTAGTGTTTCTAACGGTAAGCTTGATCTGTCTGTCTATGCAACGCCGCCGGCCAACGCCGGTAAACCGCCGTTGGCGATGAAGAGCAAGTGTCACGATGTATCTGGATTTGGTTGTAAGGTTCCTAATTCGAAGCTCTGTCACTGTGCCAAGCGAAG GAAATCTGGAATGAAGAAAACGGTAAAAGTCCCGGCGATCAGTTCTAAGATCGCTGATATACCCTCCGATGAATACTCATGGAGAAAGTACGGCCAAAAACCCATCAAAGGCTCACCTTATCCTAG AGGGTATTACAGATGTAGCAGCGTGAAAGGATGTCCGGCGAgaaaaaaggtagaaagagCTCGTGACGATCCGGCGATGCTTCTCGTAACATACGAGGGGGATCACCGTCACCCGCACCCTACGGTCACCGACGGCGTTTCCCAAAAgagttga